In the genome of Monodelphis domestica isolate mMonDom1 chromosome 2, mMonDom1.pri, whole genome shotgun sequence, one region contains:
- the LOC100013930 gene encoding keratin, type I cuticular Ha1, giving the protein MPYNCCLPNISCRTSCSSRPCLPPSCHGCTLPGACNIPANVGNCGWFCEGAFNGNEKETMQFLNDRLANYLEKVRQLERENAELEGRIREWCQEQVPYVCPDYQSYFRTIEELQQKILCTKAENARLVVQIDNAKLAADDFRTKYETELSLRQLVESDINSLRKILDELTLCKADLEAQVESLKEELICLKRNHEEEVNTLRCQIGDRLNVEVDAAPTVDLNRVLNETRCQYETLVENNRRDVEEWFTTQTEELNKQVVSSSEQLQNCQAEIIELRRTVNALEIELQAQHNLRDSLENTLTETEARYSSQLSQVQCMITNVEDQLAEIRGDLERQNQEYQVLLDVRARLECEISTYRGLLESEDCKLPCNPCATTNACSKPIGPCPISNPCVPCAPCVPCAPCVPCTPCAPRSRCGPCNSFVC; this is encoded by the exons ATGCCTTACAACTGCTGCCTACCCAACATCAGCTGCCGGACGAGCTGCTCCTCCAGGCCCTGCCTGCCTCCCAGTTGCCATGGCTGCACCCTTCCAGGGGCCTGCAACATCCCTGCCAATGTGGGCAACTGTGGATGGTTCTGTGAAGGTGCCTTCAATGGCAATGAGAAGGAGACCATGCAGTTCCTGAATGACCGCCTGGCCAACTACCTGGAGAAAGTGCGCCAGCTGGAGAGGGAGAATGCTGAGCTGGAGGGTAGGATCCGGGAGTGGTGCCAAGAGCAGGTCCCCTACGTGTGCCCAGACTACCAGTCCTACTTCAGGACCATTGAGGAGCTCCAGCAGAAG ATCCTGTGCACCAAGGCAGAGAATGCCAGGCTCGTGGTGCAGATTGACAATGCCAAGCTGGCTGCTGATGACTTCAGGACCAA GTATGAAACTGAGCTGTCTCTGCGCCAGTTAGTGGAATCTGACATTAATAGTTTACGCAAGATCCTAGATGAGCTGACCTTGTGCAAGGCTGACCTAGAGGCCCAGGTGGAGTCTCTGAAGGAAGAGCTAATCTGTCTCAAGAGGAATCATGAGGAG GAAGTCAACACCCTGCGCTGTCAGATTGGAGATAGGCTCAATGTGGAGGTGGATGCTGCCCCCACTGTGGACCTCAATAGGGTGCTGAATGAGACCAGGTGTCAGTATGAGACCCTGGTGGAGAACAATCGCAGGGACGTGGAGGAATGGTTCACCACTCAG ACAGAGGAACTGAACAAACAGGTGGTATCCAGCTCTGAACAGTTACAGAATTGCCAGGCAGAGATCATCGAATTGAGACGCACTGTCAACGCTCTGGAGATTGAGTTGCAGGCCCAACACAACCTG AGAGATTCCTTGGAAAATACCCTGACAGAGACTGAGGCCCGTTATAGCTCCCAGCTGTCCCAGGTACAGTGTATGATCACCAATGTTGAAGACCAGCTGGCTGAGATCCGAGGTGACCTAGAGAGGCAAAACCAGGAATACCAAGTGCTTCTGGATGTTCGGGCCCGGCTAGAGTGTGAAATCTCCACATATCGGGGTCTGTTGGAGAGTGAAGATTGCAA GCTTCCCTGCAACCCCTGTGCTACAACCAACGCTTGCAGCAAACCCATTGGTCCCTGCCCAATCAGCAATCCTTGTGTCCCATGTGCCCCTTGTGTCCCATGTGCCCCTTGTGTCCCCTGCACACCTTGTGCCCCTCGTTCACGATGTGGCCCCTGCAACTCCTTTGTTTGCTAA
- the LOC100013969 gene encoding keratin, type I cuticular Ha4 isoform X1, with amino-acid sequence MPYNCCLPNISCHTSCASRPCLPPSCHGCTLPGACDIPANVGNCGWFCEGAFNGNEKETMQFLNDRLANYLEKVRQLEVENAELESRIQEWCQQHVPYVCPDYQSYFRTIEELQQKILCTKSENSRLVICIDNAKLASDDFRTKYETELSLRQLVEADINSLRRILDNLTLCKSDLEAQVESLREELVCLKKNHEEEVNSLRCQLGDRLNVEVDAAPTVDLNRILNETRAEYEAMIENNRRDVEEWYNTQSEELNKQVVSSSEQLQNCQAEIIDLRRTVNALEIELQAQHNLRDSLENTLTESEARYSSQLSQIQCMVSNVESQLAEIRGDLDRQNQEYQVLLDVRSRLECEISTYRNLLECEDCKLPCNPCATTNACGNSCGPCGNSCSRIC; translated from the exons ATGCCTTACAACTGCTGCCTGCCCAACATCAGCTGCCATACCAGCTGCGCTTCCAGGCCCTGCCTGCCTCCCAGTTGCCATGGCTGCACCCTCCCTGGGGCTTGTGACATCCCTGCCAATGTGGGCAACTGTGGATGGTTCTGTGAAGGTGCCTTCAATGGCAATGAGAAGGAGACCATGCAGTTCCTGAATGACCGTCTGGCCAACTACCTGGAGAAGGTGCGGCAGCTGGAGGTGGAGAATGCTGAGCTGGAATCCAGGATCCAGGAGTGGTGCCAACAGCATGTCCCTTATGTGTGTCCAGACTACCAGTCCTACTTTAGGACTATTGAGGAACTTCAGCAGAAG ATCCTGTGCACTAAGTCTGAGAACAGCAGGCTAGTGATTTGCATTGACAATGCCAAGCTGGCCTCTGATGACTTCCGAACCAA GTATGAGACTGAGCTGTCTCTGCGTCAGCTGGTGGAGGCTGACATCAACAGCCTGCGCAGAATCCTGGACAATCTGACTCTGTGCAAGTCTGACCTGGAAGCCCAAGTGGAGTCCCTCAGGGAGGAGCTTGTTTGCCTGAAGAAGAACCATGAGGAG GAAGTCAACTCCCTGCGATGCCAGCTTGGTGATCGACTCAATGTGGAGGTGGATGCTGCCCCAACTGTGGACCTGAACAGGATCTTGAATGAGACTCGGGCTGAATATGAGGCCATGATAGAGAACAACCGCAGAGATGTGGAGGAATGGTACAACACTCAG TCAGAAGAACTGAACAAGCAGGTGGTGTCCAGCTCTGAACAGCTACAGAACTGCCAGGCTGAGATCATTGACCTAAGACGCACTGTCAACGCTTTGGAGATTGAGCTTCAGGCTCAGCACAACCTG AGAGATTCTCTGGAAAATACCCTGACTGAATCTGAGGCCCGTTACAGTTCCCAGCTCTCCCAGATACAGTGCATGGTTTCCAATGTGGAATCCCAGTTGGCTGAGATCCGTGGTGACCTGGACAGACAGAATCAAGAGTACCAGGTTCTTCTGGATGTCAGGTCTCGGCTAGAGTGTGAGATTTCCACATATCGTAACCTGTTGGAGTGTGAGGACTGCAA GCTGCCCTGCAATCCATGTGCCACCACCAATGCCTGCGGCAACTCCTGTGGGCCTTGTGGCAACTCTTGTTCACGAATCTGTTGA
- the LOC100013969 gene encoding keratin, type I cuticular Ha4 isoform X2, whose amino-acid sequence MPYNCCLPNISCHTSCASRPCLPPSCHGCTLPGACDIPANVGNCGWFCEGAFNGNEKETMQFLNDRLANYLEKVRQLEVENAELESRIQEWCQQHVPYVCPDYQSYFRTIEELQQKILCTKSENSRLVICIDNAKLASDDFRTKYETELSLRQLVEADINSLRRILDNLTLCKSDLEAQVESLREELVCLKKNHEEEVNSLRCQLGDRLNVEVDAAPTVDLNRILNETRAEYEAMIENNRRDVEEWYNTQSEELNKQVVSSSEQLQNCQAEIIDLRRTVNALEIELQAQHNLRDSLENTLTESEARYSSQLSQIQCMVSNVESQLAEIRGDLDRQNQEYQVLLDVRSRLECEISTYRNLLECEDCKLPCNPCATTNACGNSCGPCVASPLASCPVNNPCVPCTPCIPPSPCGPCNFFVC is encoded by the exons ATGCCTTACAACTGCTGCCTGCCCAACATCAGCTGCCATACCAGCTGCGCTTCCAGGCCCTGCCTGCCTCCCAGTTGCCATGGCTGCACCCTCCCTGGGGCTTGTGACATCCCTGCCAATGTGGGCAACTGTGGATGGTTCTGTGAAGGTGCCTTCAATGGCAATGAGAAGGAGACCATGCAGTTCCTGAATGACCGTCTGGCCAACTACCTGGAGAAGGTGCGGCAGCTGGAGGTGGAGAATGCTGAGCTGGAATCCAGGATCCAGGAGTGGTGCCAACAGCATGTCCCTTATGTGTGTCCAGACTACCAGTCCTACTTTAGGACTATTGAGGAACTTCAGCAGAAG ATCCTGTGCACTAAGTCTGAGAACAGCAGGCTAGTGATTTGCATTGACAATGCCAAGCTGGCCTCTGATGACTTCCGAACCAA GTATGAGACTGAGCTGTCTCTGCGTCAGCTGGTGGAGGCTGACATCAACAGCCTGCGCAGAATCCTGGACAATCTGACTCTGTGCAAGTCTGACCTGGAAGCCCAAGTGGAGTCCCTCAGGGAGGAGCTTGTTTGCCTGAAGAAGAACCATGAGGAG GAAGTCAACTCCCTGCGATGCCAGCTTGGTGATCGACTCAATGTGGAGGTGGATGCTGCCCCAACTGTGGACCTGAACAGGATCTTGAATGAGACTCGGGCTGAATATGAGGCCATGATAGAGAACAACCGCAGAGATGTGGAGGAATGGTACAACACTCAG TCAGAAGAACTGAACAAGCAGGTGGTGTCCAGCTCTGAACAGCTACAGAACTGCCAGGCTGAGATCATTGACCTAAGACGCACTGTCAACGCTTTGGAGATTGAGCTTCAGGCTCAGCACAACCTG AGAGATTCTCTGGAAAATACCCTGACTGAATCTGAGGCCCGTTACAGTTCCCAGCTCTCCCAGATACAGTGCATGGTTTCCAATGTGGAATCCCAGTTGGCTGAGATCCGTGGTGACCTGGACAGACAGAATCAAGAGTACCAGGTTCTTCTGGATGTCAGGTCTCGGCTAGAGTGTGAGATTTCCACATATCGTAACCTGTTGGAGTGTGAGGACTGCAA GCTGCCCTGCAATCCATGTGCCACCACCAATGCCTGCGGCAACTCCTGTGGGCCTTGTG